Proteins found in one Flavobacterium channae genomic segment:
- a CDS encoding ribonucleoside-diphosphate reductase subunit alpha has translation MYVVKRDGHKEPVMFDKITDRIKKLCYGLNDMVDAVKVAMRVIEGLYDGVTTSELDNLAAETAASMTVSHPDYAQLAARIAISNLHKNTNKSFSETMSEMYHYVNPRTNQKAPLISDEVHEVIQANAEFLDSHIIYTRDFNYDYFGFKTLERSYLLRINGKIVERPQHMLMRVSVGIHLNDLEAVIETYELMSKKFFTHATPTLFNAGTPKPQMSSCFLLTMKDDSIDGIYDTLKQTAKISQSAGGIGLAIHNVRATGSYIRGTNGTSNGIVPMLRVFNDTARYVDQGGGKRKGSFAIYLETWHADIFEFLDLKKNTGKEEMRARDLFFAMWTSDLFMKRVEEDSTWTLMCPNECPGLDNVYGEEFEALYTSYEAQGKGRKTIRARELWEKILESQIETGTPYMLYKDAANRKSNQKNLGTIRSSNLCTEIMEYTSADEIAVCNLASISLPMFVENGVFNHELLYNVTKRVTRNLNKVIDRNYYPVLEAENSNMRHRPVGLGVQGLADAFIMMRLPFTSDEAKKVNQEIFETLYFAAVTASMEMAKEEGPYSTFEGSPISKGEFQHNLWNIKDEELSGRWDWASLRKEVIANGVRNSLLVAPMPTASTSQILGNNEAFEPYTSNIYTRRVLSGEFIVVNKHLLHDLVERGLWNESLKQEIMRHNGSVQNIERIPSDLKELYKTVWEMSMKDIIDMSRQRGYFIDQSQSLNLFMQDANYAKLTSMHFYAWKSGLKTGMYYLRTKAAVDAIKFTLNNDKKAEPIEVQAPQTEVKKVEAIAVLDEPAEMSAEEYRAMIERARNSGPEDCEMCGS, from the coding sequence ATGTATGTAGTAAAAAGAGATGGCCATAAAGAGCCAGTAATGTTCGACAAAATCACGGATAGGATTAAAAAACTATGTTATGGATTAAATGACATGGTAGATGCTGTTAAAGTGGCAATGCGTGTAATTGAAGGTTTATACGATGGTGTTACCACTTCAGAATTAGATAATTTAGCAGCAGAAACCGCAGCTTCTATGACTGTTTCTCACCCAGATTATGCCCAACTTGCAGCTCGTATTGCAATTTCTAATCTACACAAAAATACAAACAAGTCATTCTCGGAAACGATGAGTGAAATGTACCACTATGTAAATCCAAGAACGAATCAAAAAGCGCCTTTGATTTCTGATGAGGTACATGAAGTTATTCAGGCAAATGCAGAATTTTTAGATTCTCACATCATATATACTCGCGATTTTAACTACGATTACTTTGGTTTTAAAACCTTAGAGCGTTCGTATTTATTAAGAATCAATGGTAAAATCGTTGAGCGTCCACAACACATGTTAATGCGTGTTTCTGTTGGAATTCACTTAAATGATTTAGAAGCGGTTATTGAAACTTACGAATTAATGTCGAAAAAGTTCTTTACACATGCTACACCAACATTATTCAATGCAGGAACTCCAAAACCTCAAATGTCATCTTGTTTCTTGTTAACAATGAAAGATGATAGTATTGATGGTATTTACGATACTTTAAAACAAACAGCAAAAATTTCACAATCAGCTGGAGGAATCGGTTTAGCTATTCACAATGTAAGAGCTACAGGTTCATACATCCGTGGCACAAACGGAACTTCAAACGGAATTGTCCCAATGTTGCGTGTTTTTAACGATACGGCTCGTTATGTAGATCAAGGTGGAGGAAAACGTAAAGGAAGTTTTGCTATTTATTTGGAAACATGGCATGCTGATATTTTCGAATTCTTAGACTTGAAAAAGAATACAGGTAAAGAAGAAATGCGTGCAAGAGATTTATTCTTTGCAATGTGGACTTCTGACTTGTTCATGAAACGTGTTGAAGAAGATTCAACTTGGACATTAATGTGTCCAAACGAGTGTCCAGGTTTAGACAACGTTTATGGTGAAGAATTTGAAGCGCTTTATACATCTTACGAAGCACAAGGAAAAGGTAGAAAAACCATTCGTGCACGAGAATTGTGGGAAAAAATTCTTGAATCTCAAATCGAGACAGGTACACCTTATATGTTGTATAAAGATGCAGCGAACAGAAAATCAAACCAAAAGAACTTGGGTACAATTCGTTCGTCTAACTTATGTACAGAAATTATGGAGTACACTTCTGCAGACGAAATTGCAGTATGTAACTTAGCGTCTATTTCTTTACCAATGTTTGTTGAAAACGGAGTGTTTAATCACGAATTGTTATATAACGTAACAAAACGTGTAACACGTAACTTAAACAAAGTAATTGATAGAAACTATTACCCAGTTTTAGAAGCTGAAAATTCAAACATGCGTCACCGTCCAGTAGGATTAGGAGTGCAAGGTTTAGCAGATGCTTTTATCATGATGCGTTTACCTTTTACAAGTGATGAAGCTAAAAAAGTGAACCAAGAAATATTTGAAACCTTATATTTTGCAGCCGTTACTGCTTCTATGGAAATGGCAAAAGAAGAAGGTCCATATTCAACTTTTGAAGGTTCACCAATATCTAAAGGAGAATTCCAACACAACCTTTGGAATATTAAAGATGAAGAACTTTCTGGTCGTTGGGATTGGGCAAGTTTAAGAAAAGAAGTAATAGCAAATGGAGTAAGAAACTCGTTGTTAGTTGCGCCTATGCCAACAGCTTCAACTTCTCAAATTTTAGGAAACAACGAAGCTTTTGAACCATATACATCTAATATTTATACAAGAAGAGTATTATCAGGAGAATTTATTGTAGTAAACAAACATTTATTACATGATTTAGTAGAAAGAGGTTTGTGGAACGAATCATTAAAGCAAGAAATCATGCGTCATAATGGTTCGGTGCAAAATATCGAAAGAATTCCTTCTGACTTAAAAGAATTGTACAAAACAGTTTGGGAAATGTCGATGAAAGATATTATCGATATGAGTCGTCAAAGAGGTTACTTTATTGACCAATCGCAATCGCTTAACTTGTTTATGCAAGATGCAAATTATGCTAAATTAACATCGATGCATTTCTACGCTTGGAAATCGGGCTTAAAAACAGGAATGTACTATTTAAGAACAAAAGCTGCGGTTGATGCAATTAAGTTTACTTTAAATAATGATAAAAAAGCGGAGCCAATTGAAGTACAGGCGCCACAAACAGAAGTTAAAAAAGTAGAAGCAATTGCAGTTTTAGATGAGCCAGCTGAAATGTCGGCTGAAGAGTATAGAGCTATGATTGAAAGAGCACGTAATTCGGGTCCAGAAGATTGCGAAATGTGTGGTTCTTAA
- the dgt gene encoding dGTP triphosphohydrolase: MHWEQLLSLKRQGDTSKRLRKEQDDTRLGFEVDYDRIIFSSAFRSLQDKTQVIPLSKTDFVHNRLTHSLEVSVVGRSLGRLVGKQIIAKYPHLQEVHGYQPNDFGAIVAAAALSHDIGNPPFGHSGEKAIGEYFKTGNGLQYKDQLTDKQWQDLIDFEGNANGFSVLASSREGIEGGLRISYATLGAFMKYPKESLPKKPTSKICDKKYGFFQQDKEFFNEVANELGLISNKSGNDIGFERHPLAYLVEAADDICYTIIDFEDGINLGLIPEEYALEYLIKLVKNGIDTKKYNELITKEDRISYLRALAIGSLINDAVSVFIENEQAILAGDFPFALMDKSQYKAQMNDIIQISIKNVYQSREVIQKEVMGYKIINSLLDGFCTAYNNKVSGEASNYDVLLLKLLPERFQFQKENLYDRLLHICHFVSLLTDGKALELYKTIQANK, from the coding sequence ATGCATTGGGAACAACTTTTGTCTTTAAAAAGACAAGGCGATACAAGTAAACGTTTACGAAAAGAGCAAGACGACACGCGTTTAGGCTTTGAAGTAGATTATGATCGAATTATTTTTTCTTCAGCATTCAGAAGTTTGCAAGATAAAACGCAAGTTATTCCGCTTTCTAAAACCGATTTTGTTCACAATAGATTGACGCATAGTTTGGAAGTTTCTGTTGTTGGACGTTCTTTAGGTCGTTTGGTTGGAAAACAAATCATTGCTAAATATCCGCATTTACAAGAAGTTCACGGTTATCAACCAAATGATTTTGGTGCGATTGTGGCTGCGGCAGCTTTGTCGCACGATATCGGGAATCCACCATTCGGACATTCCGGAGAAAAAGCAATTGGCGAATATTTCAAAACCGGAAATGGTTTACAATACAAAGATCAATTAACGGATAAACAATGGCAAGATTTAATTGATTTTGAAGGAAACGCTAACGGATTTTCAGTATTAGCATCTTCAAGAGAAGGAATCGAAGGTGGTTTGCGTATTTCGTATGCGACTTTGGGTGCTTTCATGAAATATCCAAAAGAGAGTTTACCAAAAAAACCAACCTCAAAAATTTGCGATAAAAAATATGGTTTCTTTCAGCAAGACAAAGAGTTTTTTAATGAAGTTGCCAACGAGTTAGGTCTGATTTCGAATAAAAGCGGAAATGATATTGGTTTTGAGCGTCATCCTTTGGCGTATTTGGTAGAAGCAGCCGATGATATTTGTTACACGATAATTGATTTTGAAGACGGAATCAATTTAGGATTGATTCCTGAAGAATACGCTTTAGAGTATTTGATTAAGTTGGTTAAAAACGGAATAGATACGAAAAAGTACAACGAATTAATTACAAAAGAAGATAGAATTAGTTATTTAAGAGCTTTAGCTATTGGAAGTTTAATCAATGATGCTGTTTCGGTATTTATAGAAAACGAGCAAGCAATTTTGGCTGGGGATTTTCCATTCGCGTTAATGGATAAAAGCCAATATAAAGCCCAAATGAATGATATAATCCAAATCAGTATCAAAAACGTATATCAAAGTAGAGAAGTAATTCAGAAAGAAGTAATGGGTTATAAAATCATCAATAGTTTATTGGATGGTTTTTGTACGGCTTACAACAATAAAGTAAGTGGTGAGGCATCTAATTATGATGTGTTGTTGTTGAAATTACTTCCAGAGCGTTTTCAGTTTCAAAAAGAAAATTTATATGACAGATTGTTACATATTTGTCATTTTGTTTCATTATTAACAGACGGAAAGGCTTTAGAATTATATAAGACTATTCAGGCAAATAAATGA
- a CDS encoding PA domain-containing protein: MKKQLLFLLSTLFVFSLSFGQSNADDKKGKTDKSTNVVAASKPLTKKQAKAVRKKHAENLAKSPFNKTLSLTKAQRKAMAIPPDKYYETEWELTMDPVTGAPTPEKLVQVREQLQRERQLALAAGRVPGDGTDNNWIERGPNNVGGRVRAIMFDPNDATYKRVFAGGVSGGLWVNNDITTNTAWTRVNIDENLSVTAITYDPNSTSTFYLGTGESYVGGDVNGNGVWKSTDGGVTWTKIFGGITGSTSFQSAASLTINSPAGIAGEYTCYPTTAFGITPVSPITANIVLVSDNVAPASDGCETLTNAAALNGKIALIRRGSCNFTVKVKSAQNAGAVGVIMMNNISGTPVAMGGTDTTINIPSIMISQEDGDLLEAAVLAGTVSGTLNPVVAGAFTGNLVPGQQHINDIKIRNNGGVSEIYVAVGDTFYNAANQATYMGGPAFGLYKSTNGGSSWTLLTLPLTVDRNRSCPNDIEIGADNTIWLSTTNSTVYGDGGGRIMSSTNGTNFSVKYTVPSGRRTQIATSATNANKIYVLCEDGANGEPNLYLTTDKFATTPTTLGEPASDGDISATDFCRGQAFYDLVIAVDPTNDAIVYIGGINLHRSTNSGTSWTAISGWTTNTPSNVHSDQHAIVFRPGNANQAVFGNDGGVYYASTLSGASGSSTAIAARNNGLNITQFYSVGVAPTQAVSGLAGEYFAAGAQDNGTQYFGNAAAGLNSSVRSQGGDGAYTMFDQDVDKYYISNYVYNENINLRPLPGSSVSGKVIDNDTNANSGAFIAPMVLDSNLDILYSDYTAGGVFQIRRYGNLKGPGQISRTDLTNALLTASPTAFAVSPYTTGSTTLLVGTRLGKLLRVTTANATPTWTEITGSSFVGSISDVEFGASNNEIFVTMHNYNVVSIWYTKDGGVTWLNKEGNFPDIPVKAILPNPLRNVGGFATEVIIGTELGVWYCNNFDTTTPTWTQSYNGMSNVKVMDLDMRNDYNVYAATYGRGVFSGMFTNTTLSSSDFVNSGKIRVYPNPANNVINIAILNYTGDLNVEMYDINGRVVKSVSVDFTGNYSVDLNGLSTGVYVVKLAGSELNYTEKIIINN; the protein is encoded by the coding sequence ATGAAAAAACAATTACTATTTTTACTTAGTACATTGTTCGTTTTTTCTTTATCATTTGGTCAATCAAATGCGGATGATAAAAAAGGGAAAACCGATAAATCTACTAATGTAGTAGCAGCTTCAAAGCCATTGACAAAAAAACAGGCTAAAGCTGTTAGAAAGAAACATGCTGAGAATTTAGCAAAATCTCCTTTCAACAAAACTTTATCGCTTACTAAAGCTCAAAGAAAAGCGATGGCAATTCCACCGGATAAATATTATGAAACAGAATGGGAATTGACAATGGATCCTGTGACTGGAGCTCCTACTCCTGAAAAATTAGTTCAGGTAAGAGAACAATTGCAAAGAGAAAGACAATTGGCTTTAGCGGCAGGAAGAGTTCCTGGTGATGGTACTGATAACAATTGGATTGAAAGAGGTCCTAATAATGTTGGAGGTAGAGTTAGAGCAATTATGTTTGATCCTAATGATGCAACTTACAAAAGAGTTTTTGCTGGTGGAGTAAGTGGTGGATTATGGGTTAATAATGATATTACAACAAATACAGCTTGGACAAGAGTAAATATTGATGAAAACTTATCGGTAACTGCAATTACTTATGATCCAAATAGTACAAGTACTTTTTATTTAGGAACAGGTGAATCTTATGTTGGTGGAGATGTAAATGGTAATGGTGTTTGGAAATCTACAGACGGAGGAGTAACTTGGACTAAAATTTTTGGAGGAATTACAGGTTCTACATCTTTTCAATCTGCGGCAAGTTTAACAATTAATAGCCCGGCAGGTATTGCAGGGGAGTATACTTGTTATCCTACAACGGCGTTTGGAATTACTCCAGTGTCACCTATTACGGCTAATATTGTTTTAGTAAGCGATAATGTAGCGCCAGCATCTGATGGTTGTGAAACACTAACAAATGCTGCTGCATTAAATGGTAAAATTGCTTTAATTAGAAGAGGTTCTTGTAATTTTACAGTTAAAGTAAAATCGGCTCAAAATGCTGGTGCTGTAGGAGTTATTATGATGAATAATATTTCGGGAACACCTGTAGCTATGGGTGGAACAGATACTACTATTAATATTCCTTCAATAATGATTTCTCAAGAAGATGGGGATTTATTAGAGGCAGCTGTTCTTGCAGGAACTGTTTCGGGTACATTAAATCCAGTTGTTGCTGGAGCCTTTACAGGTAATTTAGTTCCAGGGCAACAACATATTAATGATATAAAAATTAGAAATAACGGAGGTGTGTCAGAAATTTATGTAGCAGTTGGAGATACGTTTTATAATGCTGCAAACCAAGCTACTTATATGGGAGGACCAGCTTTTGGTTTATATAAGTCTACAAATGGTGGGTCAAGTTGGACTTTATTAACTTTGCCTTTAACAGTTGATAGAAACAGATCTTGTCCAAATGATATCGAAATTGGAGCTGATAATACAATTTGGTTATCAACAACAAATAGTACAGTTTACGGTGATGGTGGTGGAAGAATAATGTCTTCAACAAATGGAACAAATTTTTCAGTAAAATATACAGTGCCTTCAGGTAGAAGAACTCAAATTGCTACTTCTGCAACCAATGCTAATAAAATTTATGTTTTGTGTGAAGATGGAGCCAATGGGGAGCCAAACTTATATTTAACTACTGATAAATTTGCAACTACGCCAACAACTTTAGGTGAGCCAGCCTCAGATGGTGATATTTCTGCAACGGATTTTTGTAGAGGTCAAGCTTTTTACGATTTAGTAATTGCTGTTGACCCTACTAATGATGCTATAGTATATATAGGAGGTATTAATTTACATAGATCAACTAATAGCGGAACTTCTTGGACTGCAATTTCTGGTTGGACAACTAATACACCTTCAAATGTGCATTCAGATCAACACGCAATTGTTTTTAGACCAGGAAATGCAAACCAAGCTGTTTTTGGAAATGATGGTGGGGTGTATTATGCATCAACTTTATCAGGTGCTTCAGGGTCTAGTACTGCAATTGCAGCTAGGAATAACGGATTAAATATTACTCAATTTTATAGTGTTGGTGTGGCTCCTACACAAGCTGTTAGTGGTTTAGCGGGAGAATATTTTGCTGCTGGCGCTCAAGATAACGGAACTCAATATTTTGGAAATGCTGCTGCTGGTTTGAATAGCAGTGTACGTTCACAAGGAGGAGATGGTGCTTATACTATGTTTGATCAAGATGTGGATAAGTATTATATTTCAAATTACGTATATAATGAAAATATTAATTTAAGACCATTGCCGGGTTCTTCAGTTTCTGGGAAGGTGATTGATAATGATACAAATGCTAATAGTGGAGCATTTATCGCTCCAATGGTATTAGATTCAAATTTAGATATTTTATACTCTGATTATACTGCTGGTGGTGTGTTTCAAATTAGAAGATATGGTAACTTAAAAGGTCCAGGGCAAATTTCTAGAACAGATTTAACAAATGCTCTTTTAACTGCATCTCCAACTGCTTTTGCTGTTTCTCCTTATACTACAGGATCTACAACTTTATTAGTTGGTACGAGATTAGGAAAATTATTAAGAGTAACTACTGCAAATGCAACGCCTACTTGGACGGAAATAACAGGTTCTTCATTTGTTGGAAGTATTTCAGATGTTGAGTTTGGAGCATCTAATAATGAAATTTTTGTAACTATGCATAACTATAATGTAGTTAGTATTTGGTATACAAAAGATGGTGGTGTAACTTGGTTAAACAAAGAAGGAAACTTCCCAGATATTCCTGTAAAAGCTATTTTACCTAATCCTTTGAGAAATGTTGGTGGATTTGCAACAGAGGTTATTATCGGAACAGAACTTGGTGTTTGGTATTGTAATAATTTTGATACAACAACTCCTACTTGGACACAATCATATAATGGTATGAGTAATGTAAAAGTTATGGATTTAGATATGAGAAATGATTATAATGTATATGCTGCAACTTACGGTAGAGGAGTATTCTCTGGAATGTTTACAAATACAACCCTTTCTTCGTCTGATTTTGTGAATTCAGGTAAGATTAGAGTATATCCAAATCCTGCAAATAATGTAATCAATATTGCTATTTTAAATTATACAGGAGATTTAAATGTTGAAATGTATGATATTAATGGAAGAGTTGTGAAATCGGTTTCGGTTGATTTTACTGGTAACTATTCAGTTGATTTAAATGGATTGTCAACAGGAGTATATGTTGTTAAATTAGCTGGGTCTGAATTAAATTATACAGAGAAAATTATAATCAACAACTAA